The Punica granatum isolate Tunisia-2019 chromosome 4, ASM765513v2, whole genome shotgun sequence sequence GTATCATTATTGTTTTTTAACgtttatatttttgatgagTTCATCACCGGAGATTGGCTTAAAGCACGAGATGGTATCGTCAATACATGCCTCTGTGAGAGATTTCCAGCTTTTGGTTTTACTAAGGTCCAACGAAGGCTATAAATGGATTATTATGATATATGCAGGTCGTAAGATCTCAACAGCGGTAATTATTGCCCTTGTTACTCCAATTGGTGTCACGGTCATGGTATTCATCATATTGTGTTGTTTGAAACGAAGGAGAGCAGCAAAGAGACTGTATGCAGCAAGCGGTAAACCATTTAAAATTGGTCTTTTATCCATTTAGGCAAGAAATATTTTGTCTGCGTCACTTGTATGGAGCTGACTCTGTCTGTTGTTTGCTTTGCTCAGTTGGAAATGATATCACAAATGCTGGGTCCCTACAGTTTGATTTTGCCCCAATACTAGCTGCAACAGAGGATTTCTCCGCCAATAACAAATTAGGTGAAGGAGGGTTTGGCGAAGTCTTCAAGGTATACAACTAATGGTACAGGAGATTGTTGCCGAAGTATGCAAGCAGGATCAACCTGAAGTATAAAGTGAAAAAATTTTCAAGCTAATGAGCCTCAGATCATTTGATGCTACTTTGATTCAGGGTGTGCTTCGGACTGGACAGCTCATAGCCGTAAAAAGATTGTCTAGGAGCTCAGGACAAGGTGCtgaagaatttaagaatgaagtcaTGGTGGTGGCGAAGCTTCAGCACAGGAATCTCGTGCGGCTGCTCGGGTTTTGCCTTGAAGGAGAAGAGAAAATCCTTGTCTATGAATATGTGCACAACAAGAGCCTCGACAACCTCTTATTTGGTATACTCCATCTGATGATTTGATGCTTATCTGAATTATTTTGACGTCTATTCAAGTGTGTTAACTCAGTTAACAATCTCAGACTCGGAGAAACAGGGACGCTTGGATTGGTCAAGGAGATACAAGATTATAGCAGGGATAGCAAGAGGCATGTTGTATCTTCATGAAGAATCCCGACTCAGGATAATTCACCGTGATCTTAAAACTAGCAATGTGTTGCTCGACGCAGATATGAACCCAAAGATTGCAGATTTTGGAATGGCGAGGATCTTCGGGGTCGATCAAACACAAGGAACCACAAACAAAGTTGTCGGAACATTGTAAGTAGTTTCAAGTATAATTCTgagcctctttttttttttttgggataagtaaaccttttgttattttgttgCCAGATCGAATCAAAATTAATAGGACGCTTTGGATTTTTAGTGGTTACATGTCCCCAGAGTATGCAATGCACGGGCAGTTCTCGGTGAAATCTGATGTCTACAGCTTCGGGGTCTTGGTTCTAGAGATCATATCAGGTGAAAAGAATAGTTCCTTCTATCAATCTGGCACTGCAGAGGACCTTCCTAGCCACGTAagttgttatatatataattgtctGTCTTGTTAAATCGTAGAACTTTAAGATTTAAGATCAGTTGGGAATTTCAGAATCTCATATTTCTTTGTTCTTCTGCTAAGTAACCCAAAACTGAATTCAATTTTCTCTAGGCTTGGAAGCACTGGAGGGACGGGACACCTATGGAAGTGTTGGATCCAATTTTGAGGGACTCATGCTCGAGGAACGAAGTCATTAGATGCATCCACATGAGCTTACTGTGCCTTCAGGAAGACCCAGCAGATCGGCCCACAATGGCCATGATAGCTCTCATGCTTAACAGCTACTCTGTTACCTTGCCAGTCCCTCAACAACCTGCATTTTTCTTCCGTAGCAGGACGGATCAGCTGTACTCGGAGTCAGGGGAGCCAGGATCCAGTAAATCCACAAGCAAGTCGATGCCGGTGTCTGTGAATGAAGTGTCGATTACTGAAGTTGAACCTCGGTAGAAGGAAGATTCTAATGAACAATGGGTGAGTTGTACCTATTATAAGTTCCCTACATGGACAAGCAAAAGATTTTACCAAGATCACACTTTCAGATGTCTGTAATAGCTTGAATACTGAACTGCGTGGTGGAGTCCGGAGACCGTTCTGCATTATATTATGCTCATAGGAAGATCCACATCTGTTCAATTCTTTATTAGTAGCGTTGTGTATGAGACTGTAtgtatcaaaattatttttgaaggAACACTTCTGAAGCtgctttcttttatttgattCTGAAAATGTGGGGAAAGCATGCAAAGTGGAaatctttcatttttattgatGTGCACTTTTGTTATAGTTTCTCGTGTTGTAATGTGTCATCAGGAAAGAATCCTGCCAGTTTCATACCCATTAGGCAATTGCCCTGCTAGAATTCCCATAGGCGAGGATAAGTTTGGAACAGGTTATCTACTgtcacgacctgaaatttCAGCAACATTTCTCATAAAATTGTAATAATCCAAAACTtgctaatattttaatatgctAGACCTCTAATTGTCATTTAATTATTCCATCAAGTAAATCACATATCAAACATCCTAATAGATTATTAATGATTTCCAATTAccaaaagaataattatacaaaaaaattttagatCGTAACATACTTTCAAACTTCTCTTATAATAGCTTaattatctataaaatataaaataaacaagGCTATCTAGGAAGTCCTCCAACTGTAAAAAAATGGTTCTCTTGCTCAGTCAAGCTAATCTCTATTTCAtcaggaaaaaaatatgtagAGAATGTAAGCTGCATTTCAGTAAATACTAATTCCAcgataaaatgaaatattaaaattatttacttaTGCAATGAATATTCACAAACAACCACATATCACTTGTCTTACAACACTCATtataaaacaattttttttattatatattcacTCACCAACCTCGAATCGTGATATCCTTCATCGATTCAATATAATCTAAACTCAGCAATAATTTCAATATAACAAATACTAGCCATAGAGACGCATTCCCTTGTGACAGAGTTCTGAATGTACCGTGACCCTGCATGCATCATCCACAATCTCCTCATATCaaatctcataagcggggttGCCTATTATTCTCTCGTAGTAAGAGCCTAATGTCCATTTTATATTCTGCTTGATTAGCAGCCTGATCGTCGGTCTTATATTCTACCGGTTCACTGGCATGATCGTCCGTTTTATATTTTGCCAGTTCAGTGGCCTAATCGTACGTTTTATATTCCTCCGAATCAGCGGTCTGATCATCCCATGGCTATAATAACAAACCACATTAACATCATATCGTAATCAACCGAACTAATTTACCTTCATCTTTAACAATTAAAGCATCAAGATCCTTATATTATCTTTATTGCGCTTATCTTAATCAAAATAagcatttatataataaatttataatttagcCTCATTCCATGATGGAATACAGTACTCACCGAACACCCAAAATGGTTCACCAACTTGACCTTAGGATGCACAATATCGGTGTCCTCAGCCCTAGCTCCCGCTCTCACATCCTCCTGTCTGcccttcctttcttcttcttccacctGCTCCTTCTTGAGCTCCCTCTACCGCTCGTTCGATCTCTCCTTCGCTCTCGTTCTCACTCTCGCTCCCCctctgtttttctttctttcttaacTTTTTACCAGAACCTTCCTAGCCtctatcgaaaaataaaaagaaacaattatAAAAGTCCAAATTACAAAGGAGAAGAGGGAGGCGGTGGGGAGTTGATTTGGGCGGAATAAGATCATGGGTTTGGGTTCAAGGCCCATGTAACTATAGGCCCCTATATACATGTGTGTATGCAATAGTGCATATGTGCCTATATGTGTGTATCATAACACCAAGTTTCACATCTACCATGTTTGTCTGTAACGAGTGCACTCATTCTCCAATTCCCCCCCGATGAACAATACATGAAGATTAGCTGGTAAACATTTGGAGCAAGATCAACTGCGCGCTGTCTATGTACTTTGCCGATCACACATGCTAGCCCGTAGTAATCTAAGGGTGTGTTTATTTCAACGTAAttaaataagtacttaaaagttagttataatgaaaaatgaatgtaagaaagaggaaaatatGAAAGATGAGGGTCTAAGCCAGTTATCATTAAGCAAAAACttacttaatgaaataagtaaaaaaatttcacttaatgaaataaatcatTTTCCACTTATTGGTGTTCTTATCTCTCACAAAACTTCTCTCATCTTTAttcactcttgcctttttcctatatatttctttcattaactaattaagtgcttaatttttaagcacttaatttattAAACGTCACCTAACTTCACCGGTCCGTAACTTTCTCCCCTCTATTCCTGGTACATCTGGTATTCATAATAAAAGGAAGCAGCACCCATCAAGCCAGAGACCTAAAATGCACTATTCATCATGACTTTGCGTCGAAGTATTTTGGAGGGACCTTTAGAACCAATCGGAGCTCTTAGGTCCATCCATCATGTGATAAGGTCTTTCCATCACAATGCACTAAACTTAACCAACTTATGTACATGGAGAAATCATAGACCAAGACGTACGAGCATGCAAAATATTGGGTAAGGCGTAACTGCGAACAATCAAATCAACGAAACCAAGTCAGATTTTCAACTAATATGAAGGAACATAAGGCATATGGGCGTATGAAACTTAATATGTGGAACATAATAGAGAGTAAACAACTTTATGAGAAGGAGGAGCACTTGAACCGTTACCAACAGTAACCGAGGATAAACATGGAAGATGGCTATAGTGACTGAAGATTACTCGAGCCCTTGTTTATAGGGGAGACAGCTCCCATATCTAGAAACATGAGAGAACAAACGATTATCAAGAGGTGACTGGAGGTCAAGTTCTAATCATCAATATATCGTGAGAAAGCGTTTCTATGTACAAGTATACTGTTTCTCAAGCATATCTTGATGAGATGCGACGAAATAGAAGAGGGAGAAATCTTCGCAAATCATGATATAAATCAAACTACAGATGATATTGTCAATCTCAGAGGATATCGAGAGACtccgttttatatttttgatgattttgTCATGAATATATACAATTTTGGGACGTGGCACTAAAGTCGGTCTGAATATTACTGTCATATCAAGAGGCTCGAGAATGGGCTTGTAAAGATGGCACCAGCTGGTCGGGCTGTTAGTGCTAAAGTTAGGAGGGAAGGGGACAGTTCATGGATAGATTTTCTTAACCTTTTTCAATAACCCTCAACTCAAACGAGTTGTAGACCATAACCATTTGTTTCCAAACCTGCGTACCGACTGTATCACGTGCAGTAGGATACAGGAAATCAAGGGCTAGCTAGCTGAAAGAAACTAGAGTCGGTCAACAGAAATTAGTTCGGGTTGGCTTACAGTAACCTATCTCATGGTTTCGGCTGGACTGGCCTTCCATTGAATGGTGATAAGAATTTCAGATCAGTGTGcccagaagaagaaaattaggTTAGAACCTGCGCGTTGCGCATGAaggatttttaaaattaaatattttatgtatttcccataaaaaatatcaatatacatatatgtaaaaaaaaagtgtcgaacttaatttttatgccgccacatcatcaaaaatataaaacgaaGTTTTCTTGCAATGCCACGTCAtcatcatatatgtatatagtaagaaattttttatattctttcatCAAGAAATATTTATCCACTAATAAagtatattcataatattttcttatttaatatatagtagaatatataatttcatacAACCAATAATCATGACTTTCACAAAAGGCAAATTACAGAAGTTCCAATACAGAGGATCACCATGTATACGGTTGGTTACCAATAATGACGTCGGGTTTTTCTTTCATATTGACAAAAATCTCTGCAAATTGCTTCCTACAAAACCAATAGGATGCAAGTACTATAGGGTGCATTTGGTACATAGGAATCTGTCatgttaattattttctcaGGGTCCGCCAGATTCTCACGTTTGGTTGATTCCTGGAAATTCACATTCGCACATTCAATTCTCACTGGAGTATTCCCACTAGGAGGTGAGAAAGTGGATTCCCACTTTGGTAATGATGTACCTTACTAGTAATCACTTCACTGGCAAGCTCGCAAATGCATTCTAAGGTTACTCtttgtaaataattttacattCTGATAATATTTTACTGTTAGGAAATAGTTGTCCTCTGACCAATACTAAGCCATGAATAATGCAACAGTAATCATTTAAATCGTCGGGGCTAGGACCACCAACTAGTTTCAAAACCAACAGTTATTCCCCTATATATACCAAATggctatatataaaaattttgttaaaaatatatataatttaataatattttgctaTAATACAAGATCGAAAATAGGTAAAAAGATATATCCAAACACAAtaatgtatatacatatacatatatatatatatatatatataaagattctAATATATCTTCAAACGGCATCTgcatccaaaaaaatataggatTTCTTTAATAATTTCCTATAAGTAGAGACGTAAAATAGTTagaaaatcaatcaaaatccaaacgacatttatatattgttaaaaagaaaaagatcttTTCTCTacagaaaacaaaataagtgaGAGGACGGATAGAAATATGTAGAAATTGTCGAGCCCTGCGAGGAATTAGCTTTGTGTGGAGACACCGAAAATGTGCAGATTCTGTTTGGGTTGGGTTCTTTACTATCCATGCTCGATAGGTGCCACTAGGAGTAGGaaaattattgattttgttgtttttgctAGTTTCATTGCCTTGTAGATTTTAGGGGCATATTATCCGTGATGGTTATGGTTACTATTATCActttttgattattttcttattaactCGAAGTCATTATTTTAATCGGGTAATTGAAATTCTCTATGAGCTTTTCATTGCTTGTTTTAGTATTTTTGTTTCGATGATGAGCTGTTTGTGGATTTATTTCTAGGGCAAAATTGGTATTGGTCATATCTTTTTGTACTGGTTACTAAAATCACAAAGAAAAGTTTGAATTGATGTTTGAACCTTTTCTTCGAGGTAATtatattttcctatttttgataatattgATACGAGAAACATCAAGGAAGAGTTGTTGCATTATACTGATTTTATGGGAGTCCCTCATTTGACTTGTTTTATTTTGCTTGAGGATGAGTTCTTCGAATTTCATGTTTAGCCTTTTGACTAACTACGAGATAGGAAAGCATCTTGCAAGGACTGATTTTTGTTGGATCTCGAAGTCTTTGTCAGATATTTTAGCTTGGGTAAATTTATAGAATTTCAACATGATAAATTATGGAATAAGGATAGTTATCTGTTAAGAAAAAAGCTAGCCACTGCCCTAGGATTATTTTTAGCTTGAGTAACTTATTTATTGCTTATTAATAACAATTGAAGCTAGTTTAGTCCCGAGGTTCTCAGGGACAATTAAGTCTGAATAAATTTCTTCCTTTCGGGTTCAAATGCGATATTGTTTTTCATAAAGAATATATGAAGAAAATGAGTATATTTTATAAGTGTTTTCTTGCTATGCTTATGACTTATAGGAGTTGAAGAGACTGAAACTTTGCATCCTAATGGTTCAGcttcaataaatattttgggAGTTAGGTGAGTACTCTATTCTATTGTGAAATGACATTACAATTATATGAAGTATCTTGagaataataaatattgtAATTGCTAGAGACTGAGAATTCGGCCTTGGTTTGTTGTGTGAGAGATGTCGTTCTTTAATGTTATGTTTATTTATGAGATGATGTGATGTGATTGTTTGGGATGATATTGCTCATTTGCTTATACCGATGAGACGTACAGACTGCGGATATAAGAAAGCACGCTAGATCGCTGATTCAGCAGGATGTAAAATGGACTCTAGACCGTTGATCCGATGGGATACAAACGGGGCGCTAGATCACTGATCCAATAGGATATCAAAACGGATGTTAGACCACTGATCCGGTAAGATATAAAATGGATACTAGATTGGAGGTTTGAGGATGGGTAGCCTCGCTTATGAGAGTTGATTGAAGGGGTTTTTACCCCAAATGACCTATGAtttatccgttttgtcaaatctatcatatgcttttttttgtcagatatatctcatagtttactttttgtatcaaatctattccaGCATTATCTTTTCTGTCAACATCTAatggccgtgctgacgtggcacttGGAGGGATAGTAGGCCACACTTGCCAAGTGGGcaccacgtcagcacggccgttagatgtcgacggaaaaacGTCGTaatagatttgatacaaaaagtagatcatgagatatatttgaccaaaaaaaacatatgatagatttgacaaaacgaataaaccatgggtcatttgaGGTAAATTCACCTTGATTGAAATATGTGTGATCACAGTACTGTCATAACTCTATCGCAAGGATTGCCACCCTATGGCCATATTGTTGATTGTGTTATATAATGTCTGTTTGAAATTGATTGTGTGATGGTTACCATAGCTTTATAAAGTTGTTATGGTACTGCTAAATGCTTTGTGATGATTATTTGATTGATGTATGTATGATATTGAATCACATGTAATGGTTACAAGAATTGAGGTTAGTAAATGTTTGTATAAAAGGTATAAAATTTGtagattttgatttattatatGATTGTATAGATATTTGCAAGTTGAATGATATTGGTCGATGGATTTGTATATAGTGTATGTTCTAttcatatatctataaatatatatatatatatatattaaatataatgtctatataaatatacattgagttatttgaaaatttatattcatttatatagttcattttattatgaaatctTGTCCTCAATGAGATGCAACTCACACTctgtatattatttttcagatgGAATAGAGATTAGTGTGGCCAAGCAGAAGAACCATTTTTGTTAGTGGAGATCAGCTTAGAAGACTTTCTAGATAGTCTTGTTAtcgtgcgcacccgaatttcatctcgtcggggcacgcgtgcgtgCGCCTATGTAatacggcttgggagtgtccaccttcccggggacgcgtggcggacacacgtgagaaggagtcgtcacttggcattttacgacccaaaggtcgagggctaacaagttacccgggtttaggggtacgatgtacacctaattgctaaggcatatgatCTACGAAACACgagattccgaattcgggggttctgttacatgcgagcttatatctcgcatgccctatcggtactctagcttgtctaggcttgccattttaatttaattaccgcttaattaagttccgttcatcttacgcgtttcgacatcgtaaattcgaagaaacactccaaccgtccactctccaatcgggattcttacatgaataaatgtacaatataaatccttatattgtcctctcaaataaataaaaattacaacaactgaatcccaatcggttcgcgttcggtcattattccactcgtgttCACCGTGTGATTTGAAAAGATTGAAactgaaattaagatgcgcactCAGTGTTTAGAGGATTAGATCCCGtaatctacgattggggcgttggaccccatgtgaatcatgtcctaaaggatcgggctcgacccgcataacaaacaagtgcagaaatgtaacaagcaagcacaaataatcaaacaatggagttttgttattgccgaatttacgtgagttaaccaattattaacccGCGTATCTTGGCACACAAATCATACCTTAAAGCAAACAAATGGGTGATGGAGAGGGGATGtggcattcggcattattttttGTGGACCCGACAAACACAACGTTTGTAATCGAGTCTCGGATGTGTGTGTTACTTTTTAGAATTTGCTGTATTGTGACAatgtggcttttacagattgtGACAAGAGTGTTTTTGCCTGAAACCCACATCCTAACCCTTTTACTTAACTATTTGCCCGTGTTtaattaagccgagtttgtgatgaatttgttttctcatgttttgacacattctaaacacaaacctacgctaggatgACGGCAGGACAATAACCGGTAGTTatacccttgaatcgggaaatatgtgtgtgcatgaaaaatcaagattacgtggTACGCATCTCGGTACtcttgaaattgtgaattttaaaagggcatgaccaacaattcttgaactgtcgacgcgattacaaattattaatcaattcttttttttttcgctcgataattaatcaattcgtgtaattcatttaaaagagtcaagtgGTTTATTTAGCCAAGTTTAGCATCTCGATCGTCTTGTGTGTGGAATTTTAAGTTGATTAAAATTtaccgaatactttaatttatggatttcgAACCGTTGGAATGGCCATTAGTGGGCCGCCCGATAAATTCTAATTTCCGACCgtcttgaaattaaaaattttgattttaagcCGAGTTTACATTATTAAACTGATTCGCGTGAGGTTTCGAAttaaacaatgaaataaaGCATTTAAAACACGGATCAAGAGCACATCATCACATCAAGCACGATAAACATACGTAttttacacaatcggtgccgcTATGATTACGATAAACACATGCAAACGTACACACACATAATATTAATGGAATCGATAGAatggcaccgactcatggaaacgcaaaaaaaatcataaaagaaCACACCTCATCATGTTATGTGCATACAttactgaaataaaaatatttaaacgggggcacatacgttgtcggtcggggatccaagtagaaaagggttggatatctttggaaaatgcctagggactgatctgaacaattttaaaagaataggGACtgttttgaaaattcggataaagtttcaggagactgatttgaaaattatggaaaaatggggactgtgtaagaattactgaaaatatcccaggactagtttgaaacgaattaaaaaatttggactgatctgaaaagtgaaaaattctCCCTGGACcgaactgaaacaactttaaaagttTCCGAAACTGATTTAAAGATCCTGAAAAATTCAGATACCGATTGGAACGTGCTGAAAATGGTCGTGACTCGACTGAaacgaatttaaaatttggggcagatctgaaaggGGTGGAAAATAGCCCCGGGACTCAACTGAAACGACATGAAAAGTTACTAGGAGTGGTTAGagaattctggaaaattcaagaacTGATtgggaaatattaaaaatggccgggacttaactaagaataattttaaaattcggggcagatctgaaaaaggcgaaaatggtcccgggactaaactgaaacaacttgaaaagttcctttggatgcttgaaaaattctgaaaaattcaaggactgaatgggaaatggtaaaaatgactgggacttggctgaaaagaattttaaaatttggggcagatctgaaaaaataaaaatgcgtcatctggactgaaatgagacaaacgaagagttcgtaaaatcgagttcgagaCAAATCAGATCACCCACGCAAcccaataacgctcatttcacatcatattcatccaagcaaacgtaaacattcagaaatggagccctaaacatgccccTAAGTCtaggatttacctagttcgggaagttgagggtgattctgtaaataaaaaaattaaaaaaagcaaaaatttgTCCAGCAAGTTGGACCGGGCCATGACGGGCTGAGATCTGGTAGGATGGACTAGGCCGAGGGAACTCAGACGGGCCGCGATCAAACTGGGCCGCTGCTGGACGGACCGGACCGCAGCTAGTGGGCTGGTGGACACGGGCTGGGCTGGGCCGCGGAGATCTGGGCTGGGCCGCTGGATCTGGACCGGGCTACTACCTGCGCTGGCCCGGAGAGGAGTTGACCCGGTTAacaacaca is a genomic window containing:
- the LOC116204604 gene encoding cysteine-rich receptor-like protein kinase 10 isoform X2; its protein translation is MKPPTSTNMKPTHRQSSSSPIIIIFFLLSLLLNLSYRAEAQDEPTYLFHSCSNATVFSPNSTYQRNLNVLLSNLSSNSSDYISGFTSGTAGLAPLDRVYGLFLCRGDQSQASCRDCVGYATGDVLRRCPKEKVSTIWYDQCMLTYSNQSILSTMRDSPFLVLYNTANISDPTRFNSLVDEATSILPLRTARSQIAGKKFAVQRADFTMLQRLYTLAQCTPDLTPTDCTMCLQTGAGVLLRGSHGARYFNPSCTIRYETYVFYNETAVALLLPPPPAPAPQPPPSLVPRPKGRKISTAVIIALVTPIGVTVMVFIILCCLKRRRAAKRLYAASVGNDITNAGSLQFDFAPILAATEDFSANNKLGEGGFGEVFKGVLRTGQLIAVKRLSRSSGQGAEEFKNEVMVVAKLQHRNLVRLLGFCLEGEEKILVYEYVHNKSLDNLLFDSEKQGRLDWSRRYKIIAGIARGMLYLHEESRLRIIHRDLKTSNVLLDADMNPKIADFGMARIFGVDQTQGTTNKVVGTFGYMSPEYAMHGQFSVKSDVYSFGVLVLEIISGEKNSSFYQSGTAEDLPSHAWKHWRDGTPMEVLDPILRDSCSRNEVIRCIHMSLLCLQEDPADRPTMAMIALMLNSYSVTLPVPQQPAFFFRSRTDQLYSESGEPGSSKSTSKSMPVSVNEVSITEVEPR
- the LOC116204604 gene encoding cysteine-rich receptor-like protein kinase 10 isoform X1, with amino-acid sequence MKPPTSTNMKPTHRQSSSSPIIIIFFLLSLLLNLSYRAEAQDEPTYLFHSCSNATVFSPNSTYQRNLNVLLSNLSSNSSDYISGFTSGTAGLAPLDRVYGLFLCRGDQSQASCRDCVGYATGDVLRRCPKEKVSTIWYDQCMLTYSNQSILSTMRDSPFLVLYNTANISDPTRFNSLVDEATSILPLRTARSQIAGKKFAVQRADFTMLQRLYTLAQCTPDLTPTDCTMCLQTGAGVLLRGSHGARYFNPSCTIRYETYVFYNETAVALLLPPPPAPAPQPPPSLVPRPKGRKISTAVIIALVTPIGVTVMVFIILCCLKRRRAAKRLYAASVGNDITNAGSLQFDFAPILAATEDFSANNKLGEGGFGEVFKGVLRTGQLIAVKRLSRSSGQGAEEFKNEVMVVAKLQHRNLVRLLGFCLEGEEKILVYEYVHNKSLDNLLFDSEKQGRLDWSRRYKIIAGIARGMLYLHEESRLRIIHRDLKTSNVLLDADMNPKIADFGMARIFGVDQTQGTTNKVVGTLTLWIFSGYMSPEYAMHGQFSVKSDVYSFGVLVLEIISGEKNSSFYQSGTAEDLPSHAWKHWRDGTPMEVLDPILRDSCSRNEVIRCIHMSLLCLQEDPADRPTMAMIALMLNSYSVTLPVPQQPAFFFRSRTDQLYSESGEPGSSKSTSKSMPVSVNEVSITEVEPR